The genomic interval CCTGAAGGGCACTCCACTTTCAGCAGGGCGGTATGCGAGCCTGATTTATCTGGGCCCAATATAGCTCCACACATGAGAAAATTCATCAGTTCCCTTAATCAACCAAGTGCATTCCTTCAAGAGGAGAGaatcctgatgcaggactcaggcTCCCTGGGGGATCACGTGCAGAAACGCAGCCACCGCCAGCCAGCGGCTCCTTGCTCTCTCTGAGCCAACCCAGACTCAACATCTTCTCATTGCTTTCAGCACAGCAAGGGACCAGGCTAAAACATTTCAACAAGGACTCCTCAGCAGCTCtggtcagtgagagaaagagtaACATGAGACAAGATAAGAAGAGACGCCCAACGTCCAGGTCATTCAGTTTGACCGGGGGTCCCTAGGACATGCCTCCCTCAGAGCATTTGGCCTGTTTCACTGGGTTCTCTGGCCACGCTGTTTCTGCTCTGGGCTCGTTGACTCCCCTAGAGCTGTGAACCCAGTGCTGTGGTAGACCTTCCAGCCTGTTCctagctctgcactcagcctACCCGCCAGCCGTGGCAAACACCGGGCACGTAGCAGGCGCTGAGTGAATTCTGGGCCAGACTaaaaaagcaggcagagggattGGGTCATTGAAAGAGAACAGGCCATGGAAAATAATCAACAAGATGATGGCACCCTCCTGCAACCCAGGCCCTTCAAAGAACGCCTCCTCCCCCGGAAGAGACACAGCGTGGTGGGAGAGCGAGCAGTCGGCAGCGCCCAGCTCAGCACTCACTCTGCAGCCACGTCCTTCTCCCGCGGCCTTCAGCCAAGACCCTGAGCGTGTCTCTGCTGCAGGTGCGGATGGGGAGGCATGAAGGCACAAGACACTGTACAACCTAAGAAGAGACAAGGACAAGCGCTcgggttttttcttttaattatttaccagataaaaaagaaaaaatagtgatTGTTTCTCTTCACCCCCAACATTTCGATTTACCAAGGTCAAGTAGGAGAGAAATTGAACGTAATTCATGCTCCTGGCCTGGAGCAAATTCTTTCCCTCGGCTCTGCAGCACCTcgaggaggagggacagggcaAAGGGCTCCAGGCAGAAATACTTGTACTGTGGCAGCAGAGTGGCAGTGTGGCTGTcctcctgtcttctccctgtTGCCAGAACATTCAGACCCTCCTGTCTGCCTCCCCGGACCATCCTCCCCAGTCCACCAAAGGAAGTAGGAAGACAGGACGTCAGGAGGCAGGACAGGTGTAGCGCAGGACCGGGGAAGCACACAGCAGACATGGCAGAAGGCCACAGTCTTTTGCTTCTATTGCACATCCTGGCTCAGATCCCCTGCCCTGAGCAATGGGCTACAAAGCGAAATGCTTCGGAAGCTCAAACCAAGAACCTGTTGTTGAGTGCCGGGCTCAAGAAGGGGAGGTGTGTGGTTGTGTGGCTTGTTCTGATACACATACTTAAGTTATATGCAAGTTATTCCATGGTGGGGGCACAGCAAACATTACgccctgttaaaaaaaaaatatggagttTGGACACCTGGGGCCCTAGAGTCACCTGGGCTTCTCCCCCTCAAGGTCAAAAGACTAAGAATAACTCTCCAGTCCGCAGATCTCCTGAGTAAGATGGAAGAGGCGGCAGCATCCACCAGCTACACGAGCCCCCTCGCCAGCTGTCGTGACTCGGACACTCAGGGCGGCCCTCTTTTTCTGAACACCTGGAAAATGTGGCCAGTGACCCCCCAGAACAGCCTTTCACACTGCACGTTCCTCCATAAAGTGGCAGCTGTTTGGTTCTCCTTCCTCGCATTGCCAATGCAAACAGAGTAGGACTGGAACAAGTTGTTTACCTGACCTTACAGACGGAATAAAGTCCTCGGAAAAAAacggtggggtggggagaaggggctggTTTTGATTTGGCAAAGCTGCAACTCTTTCACCTTCATTGGCTGGGACAAAGCTGGTGGGTGGAGACAAACCTCACTGAGCCAATGGCAAGAACTGCAGGCTATGAGAGACGACAGGTCAAACACACGACTGTATAAACTGTGGCACTATAAAGATGAGAGGGCGGGTCCATGACACCAGCTGGGAGCACGCCTTGTGAGCACGCTTCCAGAAATTACATCTGTCCGGTAGTGAGTGGTAGCATCCAGATAAATCAGAGtagttctccttcctcctcttcccaaaAAACTCTGAGAGTTTCTCATTTAAATaactatgtacacacacacaagcctggTCTCTCTTTTACACGAGGGTCCTTCACTTGAGGGTCCTAGAATGGCTTTAGAGAGTCGGTTCCAATTGGCTTTTTGGAGATTTACTGCTTGGGACCAAACCTGTAAGGAGAAGAAATGACTGAATTCTACACCAGGCAGACCTGTAGGACGAAAGCATCCTGGTGTTTAAGGGGTCGGAGTCTTCACATAAATAAGGAGCCCGCAACTCCCTCATGGGGTTTGGTACCCTGGCCAGTTGAGTACCGGGGCTGGGACTCACTACCCCCGTGCCTGGCTACTGTCAACCAAGGGCCCCATGCCCACTGGCAACCCTGGGAGTACAGCTCCATACCTCCCTCTGATAAGGACAGTTTCTCAAGTTCAGCTTCAAGTTCAGCATCCGAGATCCTAGGGTTAGGCACACTGTTGGTATAAAATGTCTCAGGGGGGTTGTCAGGCAGATCCAAAGGTTCTTTGGTGGTATCCTGAAGAAGGATGTCCAATTCCTTCTCCAGTTCCTCACTGtcaaaatctggaaagaaaagatgGCATGAGGACATATAAAGTCCAGGGAGCAAATGCATTCATGAGTCAAGGACTGAGGACGGCATAACTCAGCTCATCTTTACTAAAGATGTCTAGGCCTCCTTGTAGGTCGGAAAAGTCATTGAGTCGGGAGGCAGAGGGCACCTCCAAGCAAATACTCTTTTCCCACACACAGAGCTAAGTCATCGAGGGGATATATTTTGCTAACACCACAGAACTGACCCTGCTTCCCCTTGCCCTTGAAGGAGGATCTTCCAGTCGGAAGTCTAATGAGTCAAGATCGCTGCAGCCCAGAGGTTAACAGTACAACAGTACAATCTACCAAGGGGGGGGAACGACAGTTCCTTCTAACTACAGCCGTGGGTGAGCCCCAGAGAGGAGAGCCCTGTCTGCACCAGGAAAAGTACATCTATGATCCAACCCATTACAGCGCAAGGAAGTGAAGGCctcttagaaaggaaggaagaaaagaactggCTTGTCAACTCACCTAAGCCGTTGGTCACCCCACCAGCCAGAGTCTGAGAAACTTCATCCTGGGTGTCACACAGCTGTAAGAGAAAAGCACAAGGCCCTGAACGCAGGGAGCCACCTCTGGGGGTCTCGGTCTTTCGGGCTCAATGTTCAGGGTTACCAAGTAGTGCTGCCCCGTCTGAGAATCAAGACAATCTTCCTCAAGTGCACAAGTGAAAGAGTGCAGTTTGGGAAAGAGGAAGTGCAGCCAGTCACACCTGCCCTCACTGACTTCCTTCTGCAGCTGTTCCTCCCTGGCCCCTTCCTGTACCTCTTGGATCTGATCCACAAGGCTCTCTGCCTTCTCCACTGTGACATCCTTCATGGAGAGTTTTAGTGCTCCTACGCCAGCCTGATAGGCATTGAAAACCTAAAGAGAAAGCAAAGTTATCAGTGCAAATGAAGAACCCCGGGCAAAATACGTGCCAATATTGTGTCATCTCCAAATGGTAACTttgggggtttttggttttgttttgtttttttgtgtgtgttttttttaatattttttttattatatcatgttagtcatcatacagtacatccctggtttttgatgtcaagttcgatgattcattagttgcgtataacacccagtgcaccatgcaatacgtgcccttcttactacccatcaccagcctatcccagtccccacccccctcccctctgaagcccgcagtttgtttctcagagtccacagtctctcatgcttcattttttgtttctttaaccaCCCGCACTTGATTCATCCCATGTTCACCAAGGCCAAAACTTCCCAacaggagaagcaagctcccaacACTACCCTGAAAAACCCGGGCCTCCTCCAAACAGCACGGCTACAGTGGGGAGAATGAGGAGTGCATGCCGGAGAGACCACCCCGAGACTGGAGCAGAGGGGCAGTGGCTACCATCTGGTCTGTCTGGGAGGCATAGATCCGGTCCAGGATGCCTTGAACAGTGTCCAGCTTGGCATGGAGGGCCTCGATGCGCTTCTCTGTCCGTTGCTTTGCCTTGAGCGACCTCAGTGCCTGGGGGGCATGGAGACCTGGTCAGACGGGCCAGAGGGCCAGGGGAAGCAAGGCTTTCTCAGATGGTAAGACCATCGCAAGCTGTGGTACCTGGACCACCTGCAGACGTTTCCCCCTCGTGCCCCAAGCTCCTCTCTGAACCGCTGGGGCACCACCGCCCACTGCCAGCCCAAGGCACAGGCACACAActgcaggagagaaggggaaactcACCAGCTGCTTCTTTCCTGCTCGGCATGCCCGGCGGGCTTCTTCTTTACACCTACGAAACACAGGGGACAGATCAAGATGACTGTGGCGTAGGAAGGGGGTGGCAGTGTCCTGAATTGTCCCCGAGAGTCCCACTTAATTAAGGTACTTTCAAATCTGAAAATCTAATCACTTCCACCCGATGGCCAGAAAGACGATGCCCAAGAGCCCTCTGGCAAACTCCCGCAGCAAGCTGAGATAGAAACTTGAACATATGCACGTGAGAAAGGCAAACGACGAAGGACAAGCTGTGTCAGCCGCCAGGGAAGAACGTGCCAACTAGGCACCTCAACAACAGAGCCCCGTTTCGGCAGCCAGGAGATAAAGACTCGATTCTTAACACCAGCAATGGCTCTGGACATGTTCCCTGGCCTTCCCACAATGTTGGGTCTCTCTCACTGTAAGGACAAGTGAGCATTTTAATTCAACGTCCGTCTAGCCTACGTTTTAGAGAAGCGTTCATGTGCCATTAGTGGGGTGCCTTCCCCATGTAAGGGAAAGAGCAGGAATCCCTCAGAAAGAGCCTGGAAGGCAGAGACCTGCCTCGTTCACTACGGTGTCCCTAAGTCCCTAAGACAAGGCCTGGCTCGACAGACACCGGTTAAAAGGATACTGGCACGGAAGAGCATAAACATAACGTGGACGGATGTAATCTTGGGGGAaagaattaaaattcatttctttctcctttgtgaTAGTCTGTATTTTTGCACGACTGCTGCACTGAGCAGTCAGTACTTTGTAATTAGTacaataaccttttttttttttggaaaagagcCCGCAGACACCAGTGCTTTGCTGGCTCTGAGGGCCAGGCAGGGTGGGGATTGGAGGGCGCTCAGCTCAGGGTAGttacctctctgcctcctgggacAAGGACTCCACTTTGCGCGAGAGCAGCTGTTCACTCTGCATCAGCTGGTAAACCCCAACATCTACGTCGTTGACAGGAGAGACCTTGGCATGTGGCCCTCGGGCAAACTTCACAATCTGAGGGACAGGGACAAATTACTGGGGCCCCTACCACAAATGCTGAGACATCCCCAGGCAGGAAGGCCGGCGGGCACGTCAGTATGTACTTAATAAGCCATCGGTGAGTCGGTGAATGAACAGCTGGACTTCCGTACCTTTTCCCCGTTCTGCTCAAGAACCGtgactctcttctctttctgcagCTGCAGCAACACCAAGTAGAAGGTCCTCTCATCCGGACAGGAGCCCGCACAGAGGGTGCTCAGCTCTGCCAGGGCCACCACAGGGTGCGAGGAGAGAGGGGAGTTCTGATACAGACGATACACCTCCTCGGCCTTCTCCTGCAGGGGAGGCAAGTGTGCTTACACGCCTGGCCACTGCCCACGGAGCCCCGTGAGCCTGACCCCGTGTGTCCAAGAGCCTGACCCCGTGTGTCCAAACCAGGATCATGCAAGACAAGAGCAGGGGGCTCGGACCCTGCCTCCCCTAAAGTAGCAGctttgggaaaggaaaaagaacttgAGTTTTGTAAACCTCGGAGGGAAGACTGGTGCGTACAGATGAAAGGAGGTACATGATACACGGAGCCGGCTCCGTGTCCGTTTGGGACTTTATGTTTCTGTGTCGCCCGGCCCGGCGGAGGAAGAGGAGCCCAAGGTGGTGTGGTGGCATAACCATGACCGAGAGCTGAGGCCTGGTTTTCAGCTCGGCCTATGTGGCCTGGACCAGTCAGTCTCACTGGTCCTCAGCATCCCTTTTACAGACTGAAGAACGTGGAGGAGAGGACATCCAAATTCCCTGCCAACGCTGGTCTCTCCATTTTTATGCCAACTGGCGAGAATGCAAACAAGAGCATTACTGAGTCTACAGAGAGTCTCAAGAGAGAAATATGTGACAACGAGGTGGGACAGGGGTTTTGTGAGGAGCCTAGGAAACACAAGTTTCAAGAAACAATGCCACTGTGTTCCTCCTACATGGAAATTACTCTCTCAGTCTTCCGCAAATAAGAAATACTTAACTGAGGTACGCACAGAGTGCTATGAAAATCTAAGGAAGGAACGCCCAGGAGTTCAGAGATTGCTTGGGGGGGACAAATCGTTGTTGAGAAGAGTTCCGAAGGGTGAGTAAGCTCCTAGGTGAAGTAGGTGGGAAGGGTATCTCAGGAAGGGGGACGGTCATGAGCAATGGTATAGAAGATGAGTCAATACGGTGTTTATGGATGTggacaggaaggggagggagagcagaagcaCCTCTCTCTTACACAAGCTGTAGTATCTTCTTTGCTGTCCTTTCTCTGCAGATGGTGGGTACTCTTGGAAGGGAAGTGACAAGGCTGGATTAATGGAGATCCAGCTGACAAGCAGGAAGGCTGGACTGTAGGAGCTAGGctgagaggcagggagaccaTTTATGCAAGAGACCAGGAGGGACTGAACGGGGCAATGGTGAGAGGAACAGAAAAGGGATGGGTTCaagaaaaattcagaagagaaaacaggcagtCCCTAGTAACCGGGCATGGGGTGGAAGGAGAAAGTGCAGTCCAGGATGACTCTTGGGTTCTGGCTTGAGTGACCAGGTAGACGTGATGCTATTAATTaatagaaagaacacagaaggaAATGCATATTCTATGGGAAAGACAAAACATTCCATTTTGGACACGTCTGGGATGCCTGGGGTGCATCcaagcaaacacacacagcaGATAACTGGATATACAAATCTGAAGCTCAGAGGAGACACCCGGACAGGACAGAACTCTGAAAGTCCTCAAGCATATAGAAGGTCAAGACCAATGTTTAAAAGACAAAGGAACTTACAAAAGAGACCCAGGGCACCACTTAGGGAGAACCAAGGAGAACGCACAGGGTAGACAACAAagtcaaagaaatggaaaattttaagaaatgagtgGTCAACAGTGTCAAAGGCAAAAGAAGAGTCTAATAAGATAGAGACTAAAGTTTTCATTTGATTTACCTGCCTTGTCAGATAATAATCCTTACTATAAAACTACTGTAGTAAGAACAGTGTGGTGTCcacatcaacagacaaatggtaaacaacaaatgatgctggggcgcccgggtggctcagctggttgactgtccgactcttgatttttttttttttttttagattttatttatttatttgacagagatagagacagccagcgagagagggaacacaagcagggggtgtgggagcagaagaagcaggctcccagcagaggagcctgatgtggggctcgatcccagaacaccaggatcacgccctgagccgaaggcagaggcttaacgactgcgccacccaggcgccccatccgactcttgatttctgcagcggtcatgatctcagcgttgtgagactGACtactgcatcaggctctgcactcagcaaggcatctgcttgagtttctctccctctgtccctcccaccgcTTGTTcgggctctctctcaaataaaaaaataaatctttaaaaaaaaaaaagatgttaagacATCATTTGCCTATCTGTTTggaagaaaatcatttttccttAACAGGTATACAAAAACAAATGCCAAattactgaaatttaaattgagaaaaaaaaattttttttaaagatgatttagttttgacagagagagagcgcgtgtgcacagcaggggcgggggggagtaGAAGCAGCCCGATGGGgagcacaatcccaggaccctgagatcattacctgaactgaaggcagatgcttaaccaactgagccatccaggcatcccaagaaaatattttttaacattttttttaaagattttatttatttatttgagagaaagagagagaaaagacagagtggggggaggggcagagggaaagaaaatcttaagcagactctccataGACTCTGTGGGCTCcccacagagcccaacatggggctcgatctcatgactatgagatcacaacctgagttgaaatcaagagtcaggctcagtcgttaagcgtctgcctttggcccagggcgtgatcccagagtcctgggatagagccccgcatcaggctccctgctcagctgggagtctgcttctccctctgcccctccccgtctTGTGCTTTCTtactctttcactttctctcaaataaataaataaaacctttaaaatcttTGAGTAAAGGGGAAGATAATTAAAGTgctatttttaggggcgcctgggtggctcagtcgttaagcatctgccttcagccaagggcgtgatcccagggtcctgggatcgagccccgcatcaggctccctgctccactgggagcctgcttcttcctctcccactccccctgcttgtgttccctctttctcgctggctgtctctctgtcaaataaataaacaaaatcttaaaaaaaaagaaaagaaagaaaaagaaatcaagagtcagacacttaaccaactgaaccacccaggtgcccgagaaaatattttaaaaatctaattaacCTTGAACTGGAGGATGCCTTTGTAAGCAAGACCAGAAATTCAGTACCCATAaaggaaaattttgaaagatCTGACTATAGAAACATGGAAACTTCTATATGGCAAAagacaacataaataaaaatgaaaagcaaaacagagaCCAGAAAACAATATTTACATCCCTAACactaaatatgttatatatatatatatatatatatatatatatatatatccctaatacattaaaaaaactcCTATATAAAGGACAAACAAtccaatataaaaacaaacaaaatatgtaaataggCAATGCACAGAAGGGGATTTGTAAATGGCCAGCAGACAGGGGGAAACCTGCTCAAATCCCAAATAGGAAGCATCATTTTTGTTCATCGTATtggcaaaatttaaaagactCATGTTATccagtgctggcaaggatgtggggagacTGAATACGTCAATAAATGTGTCAATCAATACAAACTTCTGAAAAGGAATTTGGCAATTTCTGTACATATGCATTTCTAGAAATTaactccataaaaataaaaatagaagtacacAGATGTATACACAAGGCTGTCAaagaagtattcttttttttttttttggtaatagagAAATTGGAATGACTTAACCATCCAACTGCGTGGTAACTACGGCTTAAATTGCGGTGTATCTATAGTATTATTACACAGCCATCCGAAAGCATGAAGTCGATCTGTGTTATGTCGGGGCCTAGAAACACGCACATAACGTACTGaagtgtaaagaaaaaaaggcaggctGCAGACcaataagtaaaataagattctatttctggaaaaaatggagtgtgtgagcatgcatatttttgtatgtatgtgtacattcacgtatttattcaacaaatgtttgctgactcTCTATTACGTAGCAGGCTCTGTTCTCAGCATCCCAGAGCCAATGGAGCTTCTCCTTTCTGGTAGGAGAGACAGATTATAATaagtaaacaagtaaataatattttcaggAAGCATTAAATgctaacaacaaaataaaacagaaagtaatACAATGGCGTGGGACAAGGTCaataagaaaatatgtgaaaatctgTGCGCTCACACGAACAGAAAGGAATGCACCCAAAGAGATGGAAATGGGATGAACAGAAAGGAAAcgtttgtttctttgtataattattttaaatagcaaaatttagaggcaatttttacttttttgtactttttcaaataaaataaaaagttactggCTTTCTGCGTCTAGACTTGGGAAAATCAATTTACCTCAGAAGTAggctttgttttataaaaatatccagATAAGACTCTTCAGTTTCACAAAGGGAAGCAAGGTTCCATCCCAGGAGAAAACAGTGAAGTCACCATATAATGGAAAGCAGGTGTCATGGAATGAGCTTAACTGTTAAGCGCTCTGTTTCGTGATGTAAACTGGGTACAGATTTAACAGTACCATGCCACTGCAGAGCgagatttatttttctacttaaataAGATTAAACTACACTGCAGTTAAAAATTATTGTtggatgaaccacgagagactatggacgctGAGAAACAAatagagggcttcagaggggaggggggtgggggattgggagaggccggtgatgggtattaaggagggcacgtattgcatggtgccctgggtgttatatgcaagtaatgaatcatggaacacaacatcaaaaactaaggatgtactgtatggtgactaacataacataataaaaaatttttaaaaaattatcattggTTCTTGGAAGATCTATGTTATTAATTCCACTTCCACCCCCATCTCTGCCTTTGTTCTCAAAAGACTATGAATCCAAAACCCCATCTGTGGGGATAAATGAGTCTACCTCCCTATGTTCCAGGTTGGAAAACACTTGAGGTAAAAGACTGCAAAGAGGAATGGAGCTTGGCCCAGAGCCACACAAACCATCCTGCAGTTTCTGTGTGGCCTTAGCTAAGTCCTGGAGGTCAGCGCGCCCGGTGGGAGGATAACCATGTGggtaggggaggggaaagagcccTTCCCTTGAAGCAGATGCACGCTGCTCGGTCAAATtgtgagggacagggagaggtggTAGATTTTGGAGACCTCCACCTCCATCTGAGGTAGAGAGGGTTGGGGGTCTGTCAAGGTGAACTGGAGCTTCTGTTGGGATGAGGGATGAAGATGCTGAGCTGGCTCCAGCTGTGAGGAAGCCTTTGGGGctatgcaaaggtcctggggttgGGCTTGGTCTGTGAGTTTCAAAAATAAGTACTGTCTACGGTATACTTCTGCTACCTGGTGCTCAGTCAACTTTGTCAACAGGTACACACAGAGCAGTTTGGTGGAGTGCTGGGGCTGAAGCAGCTGTGCGCTGGGTTAGAGCACTGGGAGGTCAGCAAGTGGTGACAACAAAACGTGGTcaaggagagaaacagagcacTAACGAGGTAGTGACCAGGTCCCACAAAGGACCCCACTCTGTGATGGGAAAACCTTGAGAGGGTTCAGAGGCTGAGGAACGAGAGCACCAAGCAAGGGAGATGGAATATACAGATCAAGAGAGACTGATGGGATGAGGGGACAGCAGGGTAGAGACAGACTCAAGAGCCCGTGTGGAAGAGAAGACAGACACCTCATCCTCTGAGCTTGGGGAGCAATAAAGGCTCAGAAAGATGTTGAACTCGATGCAGAAGGACAGAAAACTGAAGGCTTGACTTAGGCGATTCTACCTTCTCAGTGAAATGTCAGCAGAGTCATGGGGGTGGCGTATGGAAGGCAAGTGTGAGCGGGCTGGGAAAGGATAAGAAACTGGGCTGAGGAACGGCTCCGAGGGCCCTCCTAGAGCTGGGCACCATGAAAGGGACCGCAGTCTTGGTGACAGGATGATTTTCTCTAGCAGGGATGGCAGACGGTGGGACTGGTCTACGGCACTGGATGTGCTGGCATCTCGGGTGGCCCGAGAGAGCTGCAGAGAAGCTGGGTACGTGCTCCAGGCTGGCTAGGGCAGGCGAGAATTCTACCACTGAACCAGCAATGCTCTAGGCTGGCTAGGGAAGGCAGGCCAGGCGGAAGCTGACCAAGGGCCTGGTGGCCTCTTCAGTGGAACTAAGACCATCGGTAAGCTGGAAGGGGAGAGGGTTACAGTCCACAGAGGAGGAAATCTGAACCTGGTCTGCTGCTTTAAGAGAAGGCAAAGCTGAAGTCACAGGGTCCTCTGAAATCCTGAGAAATTCATACCAGTAACTacagaagacaaagaattttCTAAACTTTAGCTTATCACTAATGTTTACAAATACAGAAAGTAATCAACTCTATGTTATGGACAATTCCAAGACAGAGGATCACCTCTGAAATGTACAATCCAACTAACGACTAGATAGTCTACAGAAGGTCAGATAAACTCAGTTACCAACTCTGTCACCATGCGAAAAAGATGTTCTCCTTCTAAGGATACACACAGGAACGTGGAGCACCCGGTCATCACCGCAGATGACATCCAGACCTCTCCGCTCTGAGCACCCACCTTAAGCAGCTCCACAGCCACAAGCACCTCCTCGGCAGGAACTTTATTATCACCTAGCATGTTGGAAAGAGTCCACTTGAGGGGCTTCAGCAGGAAGACTCCAACCCCCCAGGAGATCCAGCTGCTGTCTACACTGGCCATGAAGTCTGACTCCCGCTGTAGCTCGCCTCGACtgcaggcaaagaaagaaaagggcatGTAGTAGGCTTAAGGCAATGTCCCATTCCGGTTCCCACCTTCCCCCAAGAGACAAATTTGGTCGTCATCACACCACTTCTTAGGTACCTACGCTGTGCCAGCTGTAATGAGCAGCACTGTTTATGCTCCAGCTGAAAGCCTCATGACAACTCTGTGAGATGGATGTTGATGTTGGCGTTTTAGTGAGTGAGAAAATAGAAGGACTGAGGTGAGAGACGCCAAATCTAAAGTATAACTTGGCTCCAAGATGCAAGCTCTCCATTAAGGCTGCAGAGCCTACCTTGAGACTTCCTTTTACAAACGAAGCTCCATATgatcaaatgaaaataacaataatggGTTAGTGTTAACGCAAGACCTAAGGAAATACACAAAGATGGTTAGAGAAAAGGTTTTCCGCTATTCCTAAGCGAGGGCAGAGATAGGGCCTAAGCACTTAATGGTACTGGTGATAAGCAGCCACATTTACTGAAAGCTTACCATGAACCAATTACTCTGCGAAGGGCTATGTAAGGATTATGTTTCAAATCCTCACGATAAACCTAACGACAATTATCTTATCATCATTTTATAGTTGGTCAAACTGAAGCTTAAAGAGGGGCACAAAATTGAGCAAGCGGCAGAGCCAAGATCTGAGCCCAGACCCTTTGGCCCTCAACTTGGCACATACTCTTTCTCAGAAACAGTAAGTTTCAGAAATGGCTTGTCCCATCAGCGTCAGCCAATAGAAAAGtact from Ursus arctos isolate Adak ecotype North America unplaced genomic scaffold, UrsArc2.0 scaffold_11, whole genome shotgun sequence carries:
- the CHMP7 gene encoding charged multivesicular body protein 7, which gives rise to MWSPEREAEAPAGGDPAGLLPPEWEEDEERMSFLFSAFKRSREVNSTDWDSKMGFWAPLVLSHSRRQGVVRLRLRDLQEAFQRKGSVPLGLATVLQDLLRRGELQRESDFMASVDSSWISWGVGVFLLKPLKWTLSNMLGDNKVPAEEVLVAVELLKEKAEEVYRLYQNSPLSSHPVVALAELSTLCAGSCPDERTFYLVLLQLQKEKRVTVLEQNGEKIVKFARGPHAKVSPVNDVDVGVYQLMQSEQLLSRKVESLSQEAERCKEEARRACRAGKKQLALRSLKAKQRTEKRIEALHAKLDTVQGILDRIYASQTDQMVFNAYQAGVGALKLSMKDVTVEKAESLVDQIQELCDTQDEVSQTLAGGVTNGLDFDSEELEKELDILLQDTTKEPLDLPDNPPETFYTNSVPNPRISDAELEAELEKLSLSEGGLVPSSKSPKSQLEPTL